The proteins below are encoded in one region of Coleofasciculus chthonoplastes PCC 7420:
- a CDS encoding AAA family ATPase yields the protein MFNIPGYQILCQIHESTQSIVYRGIRQADQQAVILKRLNTHYPTPEEIRQYKQEYQLTRRLNLAGVVKAYRLEQYQNNVVIIFEDFGGDSLQLLLNHHQLTLAEFLDISIKITDSLNQIHAANIIHKDINPSNIVYNPQTGQIKLIDFGIASVLSRENPTLQNPNVIEGTLAYISPEQTGRMNRYVDYRTDFYSLGVTFYELLTGNLPFEAQDAMELVHCHLAKYPTPPHLLDGSEQMQEGKGVGEIPQAVSDIVLKLLAKTADERYKSALGLQADLVICLMQLEANGFIEPFPVGENDVAEKFQFPQINYGRDAELAILFAAFNRVANGSKELMLVSGCAGIGKSVLVQELHQPIVQERGYFIVGKFDQFKQNRPFASLVQAFSDLIGQILTESEAIIADWRSQLLEAFGVNGQVIIDVIPKLELIIGQQPPVPELPATEAQNRFNRLFAQFIQVFAQAEHPLVIFLDDLQWADSASLDLLERLLTDVDSRYLLIIAAYRDNEINPLHPLNRLLDKSPNLGGAVNQIHLSPLELIHLNQLIADALDCSLEEVKSLAELVWDKTQGNPFFASQFLTSIYNQGLLKFDFDSGSWEWDIQDIAAQTVSDNVVEFIAQKLQTLSENTQKSLQLAAGIGNVFDLTTLAAIYDQSRLETAIDLWEAVQAGLIIPLGEDYKFIQSAVLTTSSYFNDNDPNDNSPSLTSPLNVTINPSYRFIHDRIQQAAYSLISEPDQPAIHLRIGQFMLKTTPPEKQDEKLFDIVNQLNVGIPLITDQSERDELAQLNLLAAQKAKAATAYESAVNYLNTGLNLLATDSWQIQYNLTVKLYYEAAEAAYLRGNFAEAKQLGTVILDQANALGDRVKVYELMMQSSIAQNQLIQAIDIGLETLEMLDVFLVESNGEDGQVELPALTDLDDFPKMTDPQKKAAMRILVTVASATYLAKPELLFQVILTMVNLCQTYGLLPESTYAYSVYGLLLCGILGKIEEGYYAGELALRLLDQLEAKALKCKVLHLFNVYIHHWKAHAKDTLIPLRSAIQSGLETGDLEYAGYCMTNDCTYSFFIGTPLDVVEKKHKHYIKSLSKINHTFSLYLTQLWRQLCLNLIGEVESVVQLRGDSFDEQETLPYLHQTNNHTLLFFAYLAKEILSYLFKEFNLAISATHQTEAFAGSAQGLIVYAIHLFYNSLILLAQYPTVEPSAQEQYLNQVIANQEKMQHWANYAPMNYQHKYDLVAAEKARILGDSLKAMDDYDHAIQGAREHGYIQEEALAYERAAEFYLSLNRVEIAQTYMTKAHYCYSRWGANAKVRDLEERHSQLIERRANFRSADRDTSGVNPFIQTSDGSDSSRLDLTSVLKASQALSGEILLDQLLAKFMQILIENAGATQGYLILSTQGKLLIEAEAAVNQETVKVLQSIPVESSTAVATSIINYVARTHETVVLHDAMNQGKFTQDVYVIQNQSKSILCSPLLNQGKLSGLIYLENHLTTGAFTSDRLELLKLLSSQATISIDNAKLYAEIRSNESRLSQLLEAVPVGVAVIDKRGKSNYLNQRAQELLGKGILPDLNYDKIAEIYQNYVAGTKQLYPNDKLPMVKALRGEYATADDIEIHQGDRIVPIEAWGTPIFDEQGNVIYAIVAFQDITERRHAEAEHERFTQKLSQLNLAFSRFVPRQFLQFLDKDSIVEVQVGDQVQKEMSVLFSDIRDFTQLSETITPDDNFKLINSYLQCMEPTIVDNQGFIDKYIGDGIMALFGGEVNDAVNAGIAMLHRLREYNQERRNQGDSPLRIGIGINTGSLMLGTVGGCNRMDTTVISDAVNLASRVEGLTKEYGVSLLISHHTFLGLQQPTDYAIRLIGQVQVKGKAELVTVYEVFDADSPEIKAGKLATLQLFTEALSFYHLQAVEQAAQGFEEVLRLSPRDRVAQLYLNRIRGCGGGFRD from the coding sequence ATGTTTAACATTCCCGGTTATCAGATTTTATGCCAAATTCATGAAAGCACTCAATCGATTGTCTATCGAGGAATTCGCCAAGCGGATCAGCAAGCGGTTATCCTTAAACGCCTGAATACTCATTACCCTACACCGGAAGAGATTCGCCAATATAAACAGGAATATCAACTCACTCGCCGTCTCAATTTGGCAGGCGTCGTCAAAGCCTATCGCTTAGAACAGTATCAAAACAACGTAGTCATTATATTCGAGGATTTCGGTGGTGATTCTTTACAGCTATTGCTTAATCACCATCAACTGACTCTAGCTGAGTTTCTCGACATCAGCATTAAAATAACCGATAGTTTAAATCAAATCCACGCCGCTAATATTATCCATAAAGATATTAACCCCAGTAATATTGTTTACAATCCCCAAACCGGACAAATTAAACTGATTGATTTTGGCATTGCCAGTGTTTTGAGTCGGGAAAATCCGACTCTACAAAACCCCAATGTTATCGAAGGGACTTTAGCCTATATCTCCCCGGAACAAACGGGCAGAATGAACCGATATGTGGATTATCGCACAGATTTTTACTCTCTGGGTGTCACCTTTTATGAATTGTTGACCGGAAACCTCCCCTTTGAGGCTCAAGATGCGATGGAGTTAGTGCATTGCCATCTGGCAAAATATCCCACACCTCCCCATCTTTTAGACGGGAGTGAACAGATGCAGGAAGGTAAGGGAGTGGGGGAGATACCCCAGGCGGTTTCAGACATTGTGCTTAAACTCCTCGCGAAAACAGCAGACGAACGCTATAAAAGTGCCTTGGGACTTCAAGCGGATTTAGTGATTTGTTTGATGCAATTAGAGGCAAATGGTTTTATCGAACCCTTTCCAGTTGGCGAAAATGATGTCGCTGAAAAGTTCCAATTTCCTCAAATAAATTATGGTCGAGACGCTGAATTAGCAATCTTATTCGCCGCTTTTAACCGTGTGGCTAATGGGAGCAAAGAATTAATGCTCGTATCGGGTTGCGCCGGGATTGGTAAATCGGTATTAGTTCAGGAACTTCATCAACCAATTGTGCAAGAACGGGGATATTTTATAGTTGGTAAATTTGACCAATTTAAACAGAATCGTCCATTCGCGTCTTTAGTGCAAGCTTTCTCTGACTTAATCGGACAAATTTTAACCGAAAGTGAAGCCATAATTGCCGATTGGCGTTCTCAACTGTTAGAGGCATTTGGTGTTAATGGTCAAGTTATTATTGACGTTATTCCTAAACTTGAACTGATTATCGGTCAACAGCCTCCTGTACCCGAACTTCCGGCGACAGAAGCGCAAAATCGCTTTAATCGATTGTTTGCTCAGTTTATCCAGGTGTTTGCTCAAGCAGAACATCCTCTGGTTATTTTTCTGGATGATTTGCAATGGGCAGATTCGGCGTCTCTGGATTTGTTGGAACGGTTACTGACTGATGTCGATAGTCGTTATCTTTTAATTATTGCCGCGTATCGGGATAACGAAATTAACCCGCTTCATCCTTTAAATAGGTTGCTGGATAAGAGTCCTAATCTGGGTGGGGCAGTTAATCAAATTCATCTCAGCCCTTTAGAGTTAATCCACCTGAATCAGCTAATTGCCGATGCACTAGATTGTTCTTTAGAGGAGGTAAAATCTCTGGCAGAATTGGTTTGGGACAAAACTCAAGGAAATCCTTTTTTTGCTAGCCAGTTCTTAACCTCTATTTATAACCAAGGGTTACTTAAGTTTGATTTTGATTCGGGTTCGTGGGAGTGGGATATTCAAGATATTGCAGCGCAAACGGTATCCGATAATGTTGTGGAATTTATTGCCCAAAAACTGCAAACGTTATCGGAAAATACTCAAAAAAGTTTACAGCTTGCGGCTGGGATTGGTAATGTCTTTGATTTAACCACGTTAGCCGCTATTTATGATCAATCACGATTAGAAACTGCCATTGACTTATGGGAAGCGGTTCAAGCAGGACTAATTATTCCTCTGGGTGAAGATTACAAATTTATTCAATCCGCCGTACTTACCACGTCTAGCTATTTCAATGACAATGATCCGAATGACAATTCCCCTTCCCTAACGTCACCCCTTAATGTTACGATTAATCCTTCATACCGATTTATCCATGACCGAATTCAACAAGCTGCCTATTCGTTAATTTCTGAACCTGATCAACCTGCTATTCACCTGCGGATTGGTCAGTTTATGCTGAAAACAACTCCACCAGAAAAGCAGGACGAGAAACTCTTTGATATTGTTAATCAGTTAAATGTGGGTATCCCGTTAATTACGGATCAGTCTGAGAGAGATGAACTGGCTCAATTGAATCTCTTAGCTGCACAAAAAGCCAAAGCTGCCACTGCTTATGAATCTGCGGTTAATTATTTAAATACAGGACTAAATTTGTTAGCCACGGATAGCTGGCAGATTCAGTATAATTTGACAGTTAAACTCTATTATGAAGCTGCCGAAGCCGCCTATTTGCGAGGAAATTTTGCCGAGGCAAAGCAGTTGGGAACAGTTATTTTAGACCAAGCCAATGCATTGGGCGATCGCGTCAAAGTTTATGAACTAATGATGCAGAGTAGTATCGCCCAAAATCAGCTAATTCAGGCGATTGATATTGGCTTAGAAACACTGGAAATGCTGGATGTCTTTTTAGTCGAGTCTAACGGAGAAGATGGACAAGTTGAATTACCCGCGCTCACCGACTTAGACGACTTTCCAAAAATGACTGATCCGCAGAAAAAAGCGGCAATGAGAATACTGGTAACCGTGGCATCGGCTACCTATTTAGCCAAGCCGGAACTCTTGTTCCAGGTAATCTTAACCATGGTCAATCTTTGTCAAACCTATGGACTTTTGCCAGAGTCTACTTACGCCTATTCAGTGTATGGATTACTTCTGTGTGGAATCTTGGGGAAAATAGAGGAAGGCTATTACGCCGGAGAATTAGCGCTGAGACTTTTAGATCAATTAGAGGCAAAGGCGCTTAAGTGCAAAGTGCTGCACCTGTTTAACGTCTATATCCACCACTGGAAAGCCCATGCTAAGGATACCTTAATTCCCTTGCGATCGGCAATTCAATCGGGATTGGAAACGGGGGATTTAGAATATGCGGGTTATTGCATGACCAATGATTGTACCTATTCGTTTTTTATTGGTACTCCCTTGGATGTTGTCGAGAAAAAACATAAACACTATATTAAATCACTCTCTAAAATTAACCATACATTTTCCCTCTATTTAACCCAACTCTGGCGACAACTCTGCTTGAACTTAATTGGAGAAGTCGAGTCAGTGGTGCAATTGCGGGGGGATAGCTTTGATGAACAGGAAACTCTGCCCTACTTACACCAAACCAATAATCATACCTTACTCTTTTTTGCCTATTTAGCCAAAGAAATCCTCAGTTATTTATTTAAAGAGTTTAATTTAGCGATTTCCGCAACGCATCAGACTGAGGCATTTGCCGGATCAGCACAGGGATTAATCGTTTATGCGATTCATCTGTTCTACAATTCACTCATCCTCTTGGCGCAGTATCCCACTGTAGAACCCTCTGCACAAGAACAGTATTTAAATCAAGTCATTGCTAATCAAGAAAAAATGCAACATTGGGCGAATTATGCCCCGATGAACTATCAGCATAAGTATGATTTAGTGGCAGCCGAGAAAGCGCGAATTTTAGGAGACTCCCTCAAAGCAATGGACGATTACGATCACGCGATTCAGGGCGCAAGAGAACATGGATATATCCAAGAAGAAGCCTTAGCCTATGAACGCGCCGCCGAATTTTATCTCAGTCTCAATCGAGTAGAAATTGCTCAAACGTATATGACTAAAGCGCATTATTGCTATAGTCGCTGGGGGGCAAACGCTAAAGTTAGGGACTTAGAAGAACGCCATTCTCAGTTAATTGAACGGCGGGCAAATTTCCGTTCAGCCGACAGGGACACCTCCGGCGTCAATCCCTTTATTCAAACCTCTGATGGCAGTGATTCATCTCGCTTAGATTTGACCAGTGTTCTGAAAGCCTCCCAAGCGTTATCAGGAGAAATCCTTTTGGATCAATTGCTGGCAAAGTTCATGCAAATTCTGATTGAAAATGCAGGTGCAACTCAAGGCTATTTGATTTTGTCTACTCAGGGAAAACTGCTGATTGAAGCGGAGGCGGCGGTGAATCAGGAGACGGTTAAGGTGTTACAGTCGATTCCAGTAGAAAGTAGTACCGCTGTGGCAACAAGTATTATTAATTATGTGGCGCGTACCCACGAAACAGTGGTCTTACATGATGCCATGAATCAGGGTAAATTTACTCAGGATGTCTATGTGATCCAAAATCAGTCTAAGTCTATTTTGTGTAGTCCATTGCTGAATCAAGGCAAACTATCGGGACTGATTTATTTGGAAAATCATTTAACCACGGGGGCTTTTACCTCAGACCGACTAGAACTGCTGAAACTCTTATCCTCTCAAGCCACAATCTCAATTGATAATGCTAAACTCTACGCCGAAATTCGCAGCAATGAAAGTCGATTAAGTCAACTTTTAGAAGCCGTTCCTGTGGGAGTCGCGGTTATCGATAAGCGGGGCAAAAGTAACTACTTGAATCAACGGGCGCAGGAGTTACTCGGCAAAGGAATTCTACCCGATCTAAACTATGATAAAATTGCTGAAATTTATCAAAACTATGTCGCTGGAACAAAGCAGCTTTATCCTAATGATAAATTACCCATGGTAAAAGCCTTACGTGGTGAATATGCGACGGCGGATGATATTGAAATCCACCAGGGCGATAGAATTGTTCCCATCGAAGCGTGGGGAACACCTATTTTTGATGAACAGGGGAATGTTATCTATGCGATTGTCGCCTTTCAAGATATTACAGAACGTCGCCATGCTGAGGCTGAACACGAACGATTTACCCAAAAACTCTCTCAACTGAATCTGGCATTTTCCCGGTTTGTGCCGCGTCAATTTCTCCAGTTTTTGGATAAGGACAGTATTGTGGAGGTACAAGTTGGGGATCAGGTGCAGAAGGAAATGTCGGTGTTATTTTCTGATATTCGGGATTTTACCCAACTCTCGGAAACAATCACACCAGATGATAATTTCAAATTGATTAATTCTTATTTACAATGTATGGAACCGACGATTGTGGATAATCAAGGGTTTATCGATAAGTATATTGGCGATGGGATTATGGCACTCTTTGGCGGTGAGGTTAATGATGCGGTGAACGCCGGAATTGCCATGTTGCATCGACTGAGAGAGTATAATCAAGAACGCCGGAATCAGGGTGATAGTCCCCTGAGAATTGGCATAGGAATTAATACGGGTTCTTTGATGTTGGGGACAGTTGGCGGATGCAATCGCATGGATACGACGGTAATCAGTGATGCGGTGAATTTGGCGTCTCGTGTGGAAGGATTGACGAAGGAGTATGGCGTGTCGTTGTTAATTTCCCATCATACGTTCTTAGGGTTACAGCAACCGACTGACTATGCGATTCGTTTAATTGGTCAGGTACAGGTTAAAGGAAAAGCGGAATTAGTCACAGTTTATGAAGTCTTTGATGCGGATTCTCCGGAGATAAAAGCTGGGAAGTTGGCGACATTGCAATTGTTTACTGAGGCGTTATCGTTCTATCATCTCCAGGCTGTTGAGCAAGCCGCACAAGGATTTGAAGAGGTTTTACGGTTGAGTCCTAGGGATAGAGTGGCTCAACTGTATCTGAATCGGATTCGGGGGTGTGGGGGCGGGTTTAGGGACTAA